The genome window CCGCCCGTGGGCGTTGAGGCGGGGGTCGGTCATGTTGCATGCCCTCCGGCGGTGATGAGCGCCTTCAGCCGCTCCTTTGTGTAGTCCGCGTCCAACTCGGCAAGGGCGGCGTCAGCCTCCTGCTCGAGGTCGTCTCCGACCGGCTGCGCCTCTCCGCGCCGCCATTCCGCCAGATAGGCGTCGCTGTCCTTCGCGCCGATCGTCATGGCGCATCGGTCGATCGCCTGTATGAAGCGCTCGGGCAACTCGCGCCGGGCGGTCTTGCGCCCGGCTTTCACCAGCACCTGGGCGGGGATGTCCCGCCAAAAAACGATCGTCTTCTGTGCCACCCGGCCACTCCGCCAGCTTGTCTGTCTTGTCGATCATGATGCCTTCGAAGTTACCGTTCATCGGTGCACAGACGACACGCGTAATCCTGAATGCGACAGGAGAAGACCGCAATTAATCTTGAGCGACATGTATTGGGGAGAACGAGTTGAGTTTTGAGCGAGAACACGACTTGGAGGGCCTGTCCGGGCCGGGGAAGGCGGGGGTATCGCCTTTGGGCAACACCCGATCCGGGCGGCACGTTCGGTGCGGTCTCGTCTATGCGTCCGTTCCCCGGGGGGCGAATTCCGCGAGCCGGGATTCCAGCAGACCGTAGCCGGTGCGGCGCTGCGCATAGGTCAGCCCCAGCCGGCTGGCAGCGGCGCGTGCCCTGTCTTCAAGCGCGGGGTCGCCATCCTGCACCAGATAGAGAAGGCGCGTGTAGTTGCCGAAATAGGCATCGCGCAGTTCGGGGTGCGTATCGAGGCCGAGCGAGCGGATCACCAGCGTCTCGAAATGGCGGGCAAGAAAATCGGTGAGATAGAAGGTCCCCGGCTCGGCCTCGGCTTCGGCGTCGAAGACATCGAGACCGGCGAAGAACGCATAGCAATGTGCGCCGGGGAGCCGCTCGACACGCTCTTCGTCGAGCACCTTGTCGAGCAGACCGCCCGTGCCGCAATCGCCGTAGCCGACCAGGATCCGGTCATAGTCGTGCCGCGCGACGTGGATGGCCCGACGCACGGCCTCGGGGATCTTCTCCGGCCGGTTGTGAAGCTGTGCCGGCAGGCACTGGAGATCGATGTGGGACAGGCCGTGCTGACGGGTGAGCGCGAGGATTTCCCGCGCCAGCGCACCGCAGGCGATCACCAGAACCCGGCCGCCCGGTGCGTGGCCGGGCGATAGAGTG of Stappia sp. ES.058 contains these proteins:
- a CDS encoding virulence factor, giving the protein MAQKTIVFWRDIPAQVLVKAGRKTARRELPERFIQAIDRCAMTIGAKDSDAYLAEWRRGEAQPVGDDLEQEADAALAELDADYTKERLKALITAGGHAT
- a CDS encoding DUF1638 domain-containing protein; translated protein: MNCPAPDTLSPGHAPGGRVLVIACGALAREILALTRQHGLSHIDLQCLPAQLHNRPEKIPEAVRRAIHVARHDYDRILVGYGDCGTGGLLDKVLDEERVERLPGAHCYAFFAGLDVFDAEAEAEPGTFYLTDFLARHFETLVIRSLGLDTHPELRDAYFGNYTRLLYLVQDGDPALEDRARAAASRLGLTYAQRRTGYGLLESRLAEFAPRGTDA